CGACCGTTGACCGGGCTCGGACTCGACTCGCTGATGGCCATGCGAGCTCGCAACGCGGTCGAACGCGAGTTCGGGGTCGGTATAGCCCCCGCCATGCTGCTGCGGGGGTGCAGCACCGCCGAACTGGCGAACCAGTTGCTCGTCGACCTCGGCGTCGAGTCCCCCGGTGCCCAGCGGGTGAACGCCGAACCGGCAGCCTCTCGTGCGATCGGTGCGCGCGATGCCACGGAACGCTGGCTGGCGCACCTGTGGCGCGAAGTCCTGGGGCTGGACAGCGTGGGAGTCGACCAGGACTTCTACCGGATCGGCGGTGACGAGCTCCTGGCGGAGAAGGTCACCGCGGCGGTGCGGGAGCGGTTGGGGACCGAGGTCCCGGAGCTGTTCGGACAGCCCACGATCGAACGGATGGCCGATCTCGTCCGGGACTCCTTCGAGTTGGCGGACGGACCGGTACGGACGCTCCGCGCCGAGGGAAGGGCCACGCCACTGTTCCTGTTCCATCCCGCCGGTGGTCCCACCAGCGTGTACCAGCCACTGGTCGAACGGCTCGGCGGGGAGCAGCCCTGCTACGGCATGGAACGGTTGGACCAGTACGAGACCGTTCCCGAGAAAGCCACCCGCTACATCGAGCTGCTCCGCGAGATCCAACCCGAGGGGCCCTACCGCCTGGGTGGTTGGTCCTTCGGCGGATGTCTGGCCTTCGAGACGGCGCGTCAACTGGCCGATCGTGGCGAGGAGGTGGAAACGGTGCTGCTCATCGACTCCATCCTGCCGCTGCCCGCTCCGGAGTTCTCGGACGAGGAACTGATAACCCGCCGCTTCCGGCGATTCGTCGAACACATCGAGCACACCTACGGGGTCTCGCTGCCGGTTCCGGTGGACGAGTTGGACGAGTTCGACGAGCAGGAACAGATGGAACGGGTCATGTCGGCGCTCGCGGGCGACGAACTCGGTATCGGCGCCGGTGTGCTGCGGCACCAGTACACATCCTATGTGGACGCCAGGATCGCGGAGCGCTACGAACCGGGTCGTTACGAGGGGCCGGTGGTGCTGTACCGCGCCGCCGCGGCCGAAAGCACCACGACCACCCTCGATCCCCGCTACCTGCGTTCGGACGACTCGCTCGGTTGGGACGACTACGCCGCGGACCTGGAAGTCGTGCGGGTGCCCGGTGACCACCTCTCGATGATCGACCCCCCGCACGTCGACGTCATGACCGACCACCTCCGGCGACTACTCGGCATCGGTGACAGCAGTGAAGTCAGGGAGTGACTCATGGCGGACAACGAACCCAGTGGTACGTCCGAACGCATCGACGATCTCGAACAACGGCGTGTCGAAGCGGTTTCCCGGGCAGACGAGGTAGCGGCGGCCAAACAGCACCCCAAGGGCAAGTACACCGCACGGGAACGCATCGAGCTACTGGTCGACGAGGACTCCTTCGTCGAGGTCGGTGAGTTCACGCTGCGGCGCCCCACCTCGTTGGACACGGGCGACGACCGCTGTTACGGCGACGGGGTGGTGACCGGTTACGCGACGGTGGACGGCAGGCGGATCTGCCTCTTCTCGCACGACTTCACCACCTACGGCGGAAGCATGGGTGAGGCATTCGGCGAGAAGGTTCTCAAGATCATGGACATGGCCACCAAGGCGGGGTGCCCCGTCGTCGGCATCAACGATTCCGGCGGGGCGCGAATCCAGGAAGGGGTGGTCTCGCTCGCCTACTACGCGGAGCTGAGCAGGCGCAACTCGAAGGCATCGGGAGTGGTTCCCCAGATATCGGTGGTCATGGGGCCGTGTGCGGGTGGCGCCGTCTACACGCCCGCGCTGACCGACTTCACCGTGATGGTCGACCGGACCTCGCGCATGTTCGTAACCGGCCCCGACGTCGTGCGTTCGGTGACCGGGGAGAACATCTCGGCCGAGGAACTCGGGGGAGCCGAGGTCAACGGCAGCGTGACCGGCAACGCCCACTACGTCGCCTCGGACGAGGTCGACGCGCTCGACTGGGTGCGGACGCTGCTGGCGTTCCTGCCGGCCAACAACATGGCCGTGCCGCCGGAGTATCCGGTGTTGGAGCCCGCCGCTGCCGCGTCCGAGCTCGACACCGTGGTGCCCGACTCGCCCAACCGGTCCTACGACATGCGGCGGGTACTGGCGGCGGTGCTCGACGACGGCGAGCTGCTGGAGGTGCACGCCTCGTTCGCCCCGAACGTGCTGTGCGGTTTCGGCCGAGTGGAGGGACGAACCGTCGGAGTGGTCGCCAGCCAGCCACTGCGGCAGTCGGGGATAATGGACATCGACGCATCCGAGAAGGCCGCACGCTTCGTGCGGTTCTGCGACGCGTTCAACATCGCCCTGCTCACGTTCGCCGACGTGCCCGGTTATCTTCCCGGCAGGGAACAGGAGCAGCGGGGGATAATCCGACGCGGTGCCAAGCTGCTCTACGCCTACTCGGAGGCCACCGTTCCCAAGGTGACCGTGGTGACCAGGAAGGCCTACGGCGGCGGTTACGCAGTGATGGGGTCCAAACATCTCGGTGCCGACGTCAATTTGGCCTGGCCCACCGCGGAGATCGCGGTCATGGGGGCAGAAGGCGCGGTCGAACTGCTCTACCGCGCCGAGCTGGCCGAAGCCGAGGCCAACGGCGTCCGCGCCTCGGTCCGCGCGAAGCTGATCGCCGAGTACCGGGCCACCATGACGACCCCGTACGTGGCGGCCGAACGCGGCTACGTCGATTCGGTGATCCGGCCCGCCATGACACGCGCCCGAGTGTCCGACGCGTTGCTGATGCTCGAGGCGAAGCGGGAGGAATCCCCACCGAAGAAGCACAGCACTATGCCACTGTGATCCCTGTCGACAGGCCCCACCGTCCCGGCGATTTCGCGAGAAATCGACGCCCGGGTCGGACCGTCTTCCGGATGGGGCCGTGCTCTCGCGGGGAAAACCCGACGGCGTGGGCGTCCATTCGCCGTCGGGTCTTCCGAAGTGAGGGAGGACGGAAGGTTTCGTCGATCGGGGATTCTGTCATCCCGAGCGGGGCCCTCAGTCCGCCAGCCAGTCCGCTGTGTCACCGGAGAGCATGTTCGAGGCCCGCAACACTATCTCCATGTCGAAACGGGACTCCGGATCGTGCAGTGCCTCCCCGAACAACTCCTCCAGCTGCCGTAACCGGTAGCGGACGGTCTGCGGGTGTACCCGCAACCGCTGGGCGATCTCGGGGGCACCGCCACGGGTCTGCAGCCAGCTCAGCAGTGTGGCGGCCAATCGCGTCCGCTGTTTCGGACGCAGCCCGTTCAGCGGTGCCAGCCGTTGCCTGGCGAGTTCCCTGATCAGATGTTCGTCCTGCAGTAACAGGATGCTCGACAGGTCTTCATGGCACCGGTTGATGTGCTGGTCCGGCCACACGCCGGAGCGGATCAGTCCCATCATCCTCCGGCACCAGCGCAGCGACTTGCCCGCCTGGTCGAGCGCGACCGGGGAACCCACCACCACCCGCCATCCGGCCAGTTCGGTCTCCCAGTCGATCTCGTCCGGTTCGCCGTGGTCACTGGGGAGCAGCACGTGCGGTTCGACGCACTCCAGGTCGACCAGGGCGTTCCAGCGGGACAACGGCGTGCCGGTTCGGGAGCGGGTGTCGTCGTACTGCTCGAGTGCCGCCACGGTCACCTGGTGCGGCACCCGCCACTGCGCGGTAACGGCCGACTCCTCGATGGTGCGCTGCGCCGGTTGTGGTTCCGACACCAGCAGCTCCAGCAACCTCCTGCGCCTGCGAGCCAGCGTACCCGCGGCACGCGCCTGGGCGGCCGCGTAGCCTTCCACCGACAGGGCGGTCAGCTCGTCGATGTGGGCGAAGATCGCCTCGCCGAGCAACAGCGTGGTGCGGGGCGCCAGCCGTATCCGCTCGCCGATCCCCGCCACCCGTCGCCAGGCCAGCCTTGCGCCGATCCGGTAGGCGGCCTGCAGGCTGTCCAGGCTGCGGCCCTCCCGCATCTCGGCCTTGCCCAGTGCGCGATGCACCTCGGCGCAGCGTCGCAGCGGTGTGGTCGGGTCGGCGATCCGGTCGACGAACCTGGTCAGGGCTT
This portion of the Actinopolyspora lacussalsi genome encodes:
- a CDS encoding propionyl-CoA carboxylase beta chain (product_source=KO:K01966; cath_funfam=3.90.226.10; cog=COG4799; ko=KO:K01966; pfam=PF01039; superfamily=52096) encodes the protein MADNEPSGTSERIDDLEQRRVEAVSRADEVAAAKQHPKGKYTARERIELLVDEDSFVEVGEFTLRRPTSLDTGDDRCYGDGVVTGYATVDGRRICLFSHDFTTYGGSMGEAFGEKVLKIMDMATKAGCPVVGINDSGGARIQEGVVSLAYYAELSRRNSKASGVVPQISVVMGPCAGGAVYTPALTDFTVMVDRTSRMFVTGPDVVRSVTGENISAEELGGAEVNGSVTGNAHYVASDEVDALDWVRTLLAFLPANNMAVPPEYPVLEPAAAASELDTVVPDSPNRSYDMRRVLAAVLDDGELLEVHASFAPNVLCGFGRVEGRTVGVVASQPLRQSGIMDIDASEKAARFVRFCDAFNIALLTFADVPGYLPGREQEQRGIIRRGAKLLYAYSEATVPKVTVVTRKAYGGGYAVMGSKHLGADVNLAWPTAEIAVMGAEGAVELLYRAELAEAEANGVRASVRAKLIAEYRATMTTPYVAAERGYVDSVIRPAMTRARVSDALLMLEAKREESPPKKHSTMPL
- a CDS encoding hypothetical protein (product_source=Hypo-rule applied; cath_funfam=1.10.10.60; pfam=PF13556; superfamily=46785) codes for the protein MPKLANSTESTRLWAALPDNLATLLRPEIPSLATQILTEIQRQIPEYARPLDQHYVHAIRRGIEEALTRFVDRIADPTTPLRRCAEVHRALGKAEMREGRSLDSLQAAYRIGARLAWRRVAGIGERIRLAPRTTLLLGEAIFAHIDELTALSVEGYAAAQARAAGTLARRRRRLLELLVSEPQPAQRTIEESAVTAQWRVPHQVTVAALEQYDDTRSRTGTPLSRWNALVDLECVEPHVLLPSDHGEPDEIDWETELAGWRVVVGSPVALDQAGKSLRWCRRMMGLIRSGVWPDQHINRCHEDLSSILLLQDEHLIRELARQRLAPLNGLRPKQRTRLAATLLSWLQTRGGAPEIAQRLRVHPQTVRYRLRQLEELFGEALHDPESRFDMEIVLRASNMLSGDTADWLAD